From the genome of Sphingomonas sp. HMP6, one region includes:
- a CDS encoding adenosine deaminase yields MSTPHTAPTDFIASLPKAELHLHIEGSLEPELMFALAKRNAVAIPYANVEEVRAAYQFSRLQDFLDIYYAGAAVLLTTQDFHDLAAAYFDRAAADGVVHAEIMFDPQTHTARGVAFDTVITGLLSAMAEAEAKHGMTTKLIMSFLRHLDEADAFETLESARPWLDRIAAVGLDSSELGHPPEKFVRVFAAARALGLKAVAHAGEEGPPDYVYQALDLLEIDRLDHGNRSLEDPVLVARLARSAMTLTVCPLSNLKLCVVGDMAAHPIDRMLREGLRATINSDDPAYFGGYVADNYRAIEAARGLPRADLVTLARNSFLGSFLPDDVVAGHLAALDAYVARG; encoded by the coding sequence ATGTCTACGCCCCATACCGCCCCCACCGATTTCATCGCTAGCCTGCCCAAGGCCGAGCTGCATCTGCACATCGAGGGCAGCCTCGAGCCCGAACTGATGTTCGCGCTCGCCAAGCGCAACGCGGTCGCAATCCCCTATGCGAACGTCGAGGAAGTGCGGGCCGCCTATCAATTTTCGCGGTTGCAGGATTTCCTCGACATTTATTATGCCGGGGCCGCCGTGCTGCTCACCACGCAGGACTTCCACGATCTCGCCGCCGCCTATTTCGACCGCGCCGCGGCGGACGGCGTGGTCCATGCTGAGATCATGTTCGATCCGCAGACGCACACCGCGCGCGGCGTAGCATTCGACACCGTCATCACCGGGCTATTGTCTGCGATGGCAGAGGCCGAGGCAAAACACGGCATGACCACCAAGCTCATCATGAGCTTCCTGCGGCACCTCGACGAAGCCGACGCGTTCGAGACGCTCGAGTCGGCGCGCCCGTGGCTCGACCGGATCGCGGCAGTCGGGCTCGATTCGTCCGAACTCGGCCATCCGCCCGAAAAATTCGTGCGCGTCTTCGCCGCCGCCCGCGCGCTCGGGCTGAAAGCGGTCGCGCACGCCGGCGAGGAAGGCCCGCCGGACTATGTCTATCAGGCGCTCGACCTGCTTGAGATCGACCGGCTCGACCACGGCAATCGCAGCCTGGAGGACCCGGTGCTGGTCGCGCGCCTCGCCCGGTCGGCGATGACGCTCACCGTCTGCCCGCTTTCGAACCTCAAACTGTGCGTGGTCGGCGACATGGCCGCGCATCCGATCGACCGGATGCTCCGGGAAGGGTTGCGCGCGACCATCAATTCGGATGACCCGGCGTATTTCGGCGGGTACGTCGCCGACAATTACCGCGCGATCGAGGCTGCACGCGGCCTGCCCCGCGCCGATCTCGTCACGCTGGCGCGCAACAGTTTTCTCGGCAGCTTCCTGCCGGATGATGTGGTGGCGGGGCATCTCGCGGCGCTTGATGCCTATGTGGCGCGAGGGTAA
- the murA gene encoding UDP-N-acetylglucosamine 1-carboxyvinyltransferase translates to MDRILIRGGNRLSGRLPISGAKNAALTLMPCALLTEEPVTLRNLPRLADVDSFGHLLNQLGCSTRIEGARPEDFGRVMTIRAGKLTATEAPYDIVRKMRASILVLGPLIGRAGEATVSLPGGCAIGNRPIDLHLKALEAIGAQLEMAAGYVKATAPGGRLSGGKYTFPIVSVGATENVVMAAALAKGGSRIENAAREPEIVDLCNLLVAMGAKISGIGTETLEIEGVDRLHGATYRVMPDRIEAGSYACAAAITGGSVELLGVKLSDMHATTDALIAAGVTLEERGDNLLVSASGPLQPLTLSTAPYPGFATDMQAQFMAMLCMAQGASVLTETIFENRYMHVPELARMGANIEVHGRTAVVRGVERLTGAPVMATDLRASMSLIIAGLVADGETQVSRVYHLDRGYERLEEKLSAVGADIERVGDG, encoded by the coding sequence ATGGATCGCATTCTCATTCGTGGCGGTAACCGCCTGTCGGGGCGCTTGCCCATTTCCGGGGCCAAGAACGCCGCGCTCACGCTGATGCCGTGCGCGCTGCTGACCGAGGAGCCGGTAACGCTGCGCAATCTGCCGCGGCTCGCCGATGTCGACAGCTTCGGGCATTTGCTCAACCAGCTCGGCTGTTCGACCCGGATCGAGGGTGCGCGGCCCGAGGATTTCGGCCGAGTGATGACGATCCGCGCCGGGAAACTCACCGCGACCGAGGCGCCGTATGACATCGTGCGGAAAATGCGCGCGTCGATCCTGGTGCTCGGACCGCTGATTGGGCGCGCGGGCGAGGCGACCGTATCGCTCCCCGGCGGCTGCGCGATCGGCAACCGCCCGATTGATCTGCATTTGAAGGCGCTTGAGGCGATCGGCGCGCAGCTCGAAATGGCGGCGGGCTATGTCAAGGCGACCGCACCGGGCGGGCGGCTGTCGGGGGGCAAATATACCTTCCCGATCGTCTCCGTCGGCGCGACCGAAAATGTCGTAATGGCCGCCGCGCTGGCCAAGGGCGGCAGCCGGATCGAGAATGCCGCGCGCGAACCCGAGATCGTCGATCTGTGCAATCTGCTCGTCGCGATGGGCGCGAAGATTTCCGGCATCGGCACCGAGACGCTGGAGATCGAAGGCGTCGATCGGCTGCACGGTGCGACCTACCGCGTGATGCCCGACCGGATCGAGGCGGGCAGCTATGCCTGTGCGGCGGCGATCACTGGCGGATCGGTCGAACTGCTCGGCGTGAAGCTGTCGGACATGCACGCGACCACCGATGCGCTGATCGCGGCGGGCGTGACGCTGGAGGAGCGCGGTGACAATCTACTCGTCTCCGCCTCCGGCCCGCTACAGCCGCTGACGCTCTCGACCGCGCCCTATCCGGGCTTCGCGACCGACATGCAGGCACAATTCATGGCGATGCTGTGCATGGCACAAGGCGCCAGCGTGCTGACCGAGACGATCTTCGAAAACCGCTACATGCACGTGCCGGAGCTCGCGCGGATGGGCGCGAATATCGAGGTTCACGGCCGTACCGCTGTCGTCCGCGGGGTCGAGCGGCTGACCGGCGCGCCGGTGATGGCGACCGATCTGCGCGCGTCGATGAGTCTGATCATTGCCGGGCTGGTGGCGGATGGTGAGACACAGGTCAGCCGCGTGTACCATCTCGATCGCGGCTATGAGCGGTTGGAAGAGAAGTTGAGCGCGGTCGGGGCGGATATCGAGCGGGTTGGGGACGGCTGA
- a CDS encoding class I adenylate-forming enzyme family protein: MPSKLDLRMDAALAALTGAGGPLALGSVNVGGIELPLITGVPQTLPPYFAHYCAEHADKTFLVAGDERLTFAAVYAAAAQVARALVATHGVQPGDRIGIAMRNSPSWIVLYMGTLMAGGVATLLNGWWQSVELAAAMADVECSIVFADPPRAKRLAAIPDLKTTVVTIDDMQPLATALAVLTAAGDMTLPTVAPTDPATILFTSGSTGQSKGAISDHRAVTQAVYNYLAQALVMLGITTADGNPPVGQPATLLNVPLFHVTAEVPVFLQSFAMGRKLVLMPKWDAEEAMRLIQAEQVSYFVGVPLMSFEILTHPKRGDYDLSTVTDFAAGGAPRPVEHVRRIAEEMGGPKPLLGYGLTETNGIGCGNFRDNYLDKPNSTGRASLPLVDLAILDGSGKPVAQGERGEVAIRSICNFTEYYGRPDATEAAFTPDRYFLTGDIGYVDSGGYLFIVDRKKDIIIRGGENISCQEVEAAIYEHPAVAEAAVFGLPDERFGEVPGAVVLARAGEALDTEALCAFLFAHIAAFKVPQRIWFVDEALPRLGTEKIDKVSLRTKYREIAAAEASETVGA, translated from the coding sequence ATGCCGAGCAAACTGGACCTGCGGATGGATGCTGCGCTGGCCGCGTTGACCGGGGCGGGCGGGCCGCTCGCGCTCGGCTCGGTCAATGTCGGCGGGATCGAGCTGCCGCTGATCACCGGCGTGCCGCAGACGCTGCCGCCCTATTTCGCGCATTATTGCGCCGAACATGCCGACAAGACCTTTCTGGTTGCGGGCGATGAGCGCCTGACCTTCGCCGCCGTCTATGCGGCTGCCGCACAAGTGGCGCGGGCGCTGGTGGCAACGCACGGCGTGCAGCCGGGCGATCGCATCGGCATTGCGATGCGCAATTCGCCGTCGTGGATCGTGCTGTATATGGGCACACTCATGGCGGGCGGCGTTGCGACTCTGCTCAACGGCTGGTGGCAGTCGGTAGAGCTCGCCGCAGCGATGGCCGATGTCGAATGCAGCATCGTCTTCGCCGATCCGCCACGCGCGAAACGGCTCGCGGCGATCCCCGATCTCAAAACCACGGTCGTGACGATCGACGACATGCAGCCCTTGGCAACCGCGCTCGCCGTGCTGACCGCGGCTGGCGACATGACGCTTCCGACGGTCGCGCCGACCGATCCTGCGACGATCCTGTTCACCTCGGGCTCGACCGGCCAGTCGAAGGGCGCAATCAGCGATCACCGCGCGGTGACGCAGGCGGTCTACAATTATCTGGCGCAGGCGCTGGTCATGCTCGGTATTACGACCGCCGACGGCAACCCGCCGGTCGGGCAGCCCGCGACCTTGCTGAACGTGCCTTTGTTCCACGTCACCGCCGAAGTGCCGGTGTTCCTGCAAAGCTTCGCGATGGGGCGCAAACTGGTGCTGATGCCGAAATGGGATGCCGAGGAAGCGATGCGGCTAATCCAGGCCGAGCAGGTCAGTTACTTCGTCGGCGTGCCGCTGATGAGCTTCGAAATCCTGACCCACCCCAAGCGCGGCGACTATGATCTGTCGACCGTGACCGATTTCGCCGCGGGCGGTGCGCCGCGCCCGGTCGAGCATGTCCGCCGCATCGCCGAGGAAATGGGCGGGCCGAAGCCTTTGCTCGGCTATGGCCTGACCGAGACCAACGGCATCGGCTGCGGCAATTTTCGCGACAATTATCTCGACAAGCCCAATTCGACCGGGCGCGCGTCGCTGCCCTTGGTCGATCTCGCGATCCTCGACGGATCGGGCAAGCCGGTCGCACAAGGCGAACGCGGCGAGGTCGCGATCCGCTCGATCTGCAACTTCACCGAATATTACGGGCGGCCCGATGCGACCGAGGCGGCGTTCACGCCCGACCGCTATTTCCTGACCGGCGACATCGGCTATGTCGATTCGGGCGGCTATCTGTTCATCGTCGATCGCAAGAAGGACATCATTATCCGCGGCGGCGAGAATATCTCGTGCCAGGAGGTGGAAGCCGCGATCTACGAACATCCTGCGGTCGCGGAGGCGGCGGTATTCGGCCTGCCCGACGAACGGTTCGGCGAAGTGCCCGGCGCGGTGGTGCTGGCGCGGGCTGGCGAAGCGCTCGACACCGAAGCACTGTGCGCCTTCCTGTTTGCGCATATCGCGGCGTTCAAGGTGCCGCAGCGGATCTGGTTCGTTGATGAGGCGCTCCCGCGGCTGGGGACCGAGAAGATCGACAAGGTGTCGCTGCGGACCAAGTACCGCGAGATCGCGGCGGCGGAGGCGAGCGAGACGGTGGGGGCATAG
- the lgt gene encoding prolipoprotein diacylglyceryl transferase, producing MLSHLQPVLGPLIDAAAASGTQHLHFTDLGLSKVALPIHFWIINFDIKWYSIAYITGIVVGWWYLLKLIAQPGSPMARRHADDLVFYATLGIILGGRIGYAAFYAPQLLFSLGIFRLWDGGMSFHGGMIGTSIGIILFARQQKLDWLRIHDYLACAVPFGLFFGRIANFVNGELWGKPSDVPWAIIFPDTVMSGMIEPARHPSQLYEAGLEGLALFAILWFAFWRTKARYEPGKLVGLFLFGYGLARFTVEYFREPDGQFREWAGGFFANTIHMGQVLTLPMIVGGLYLIVTAKGRRTRIEPIAGGESVA from the coding sequence ATCCTGTCTCATCTTCAACCGGTGCTCGGCCCGCTCATCGATGCCGCTGCAGCGAGCGGCACCCAGCACCTGCATTTCACCGACTTGGGCTTAAGCAAGGTCGCGCTGCCGATTCATTTCTGGATCATTAATTTTGACATCAAATGGTATTCGATCGCCTACATCACCGGCATCGTCGTCGGCTGGTGGTATCTGCTCAAGCTGATCGCGCAGCCGGGCAGCCCGATGGCGCGGCGCCATGCCGACGATCTCGTGTTCTACGCAACGCTCGGCATCATCCTGGGCGGACGGATCGGCTATGCCGCGTTCTACGCCCCGCAATTGCTGTTCTCGCTCGGCATCTTCCGGCTGTGGGACGGCGGCATGTCGTTCCACGGCGGAATGATCGGCACATCGATCGGTATCATTCTCTTCGCGCGGCAGCAGAAGCTCGATTGGCTGCGAATCCACGATTACCTCGCCTGCGCGGTGCCGTTTGGGCTGTTTTTCGGGCGCATCGCCAATTTCGTGAATGGCGAATTGTGGGGCAAGCCGAGCGACGTTCCGTGGGCGATCATATTCCCCGATACGGTCATGTCCGGTATGATCGAACCGGCGCGCCATCCGAGCCAATTGTACGAAGCGGGGCTCGAAGGGCTCGCGTTGTTCGCGATCCTGTGGTTCGCCTTCTGGCGGACCAAGGCGCGTTATGAGCCGGGCAAGCTCGTCGGGCTGTTCCTGTTCGGCTACGGCCTCGCGCGCTTCACGGTCGAATATTTTCGCGAGCCCGACGGGCAATTCCGCGAATGGGCGGGCGGCTTCTTCGCCAACACGATCCATATGGGTCAGGTGCTGACGCTGCCGATGATCGTCGGCGGATTGTACCTGATCGTCACCGCAAAAGGCCGCCGTACCCGCATCGAGCCGATCGCCGGGGGCGAGAGCGTCGCGTGA
- a CDS encoding class I SAM-dependent methyltransferase has translation MAAANQHYYATRDPLGAGGDFTTSPEISQMFGELIGLWGADLWDRAGRPEAAWVELGPGRGTLSADAMRAMTKASFTPPVHLVETSPVLRSRQGERIPHATWHDAIDTLPTDRPLIVIANEFFDALPIRQLVRGSAGWFERLVACQDTLFLPIAGKQVPDSVIPESLRDAAAGSVIETSPASVAILRGLAQRIVAQGGALLAIDYGYDGPAIGDTLQAVRGHEFANPFEAPGEQDLTAHVDFGTLAAAALVERAHVAGPVGQGAFLTALGIDARATALAKAAPDRADQIAVDKARLTQDMGNLFQVLAVTAPGWPNPAGFA, from the coding sequence ATGGCAGCCGCGAACCAGCATTATTATGCGACGCGCGATCCACTGGGCGCTGGCGGGGATTTCACCACCAGCCCCGAAATCAGCCAGATGTTCGGTGAGCTGATCGGGCTTTGGGGCGCAGACCTTTGGGATCGTGCCGGACGCCCCGAGGCAGCTTGGGTGGAACTCGGCCCCGGTCGCGGAACGCTCAGCGCCGATGCGATGCGTGCGATGACCAAAGCCAGCTTCACACCACCGGTGCATCTGGTCGAAACCAGCCCGGTACTGCGCAGCCGCCAGGGTGAGCGCATACCGCACGCGACGTGGCACGACGCGATCGACACGCTGCCGACCGATCGTCCGCTGATCGTCATCGCCAACGAATTTTTCGACGCACTACCGATCCGGCAATTAGTGCGGGGGAGCGCGGGCTGGTTCGAACGGCTCGTGGCGTGCCAGGACACGCTGTTCCTGCCGATCGCGGGCAAGCAAGTCCCCGATTCGGTCATCCCCGAATCCTTGCGCGATGCCGCCGCCGGATCGGTGATCGAAACCTCCCCCGCCAGCGTCGCGATCCTGCGCGGTCTGGCGCAGCGGATCGTGGCGCAGGGCGGCGCGCTGCTCGCGATCGATTATGGCTATGACGGCCCGGCGATCGGCGACACGCTGCAGGCGGTGCGCGGCCATGAATTCGCCAACCCATTCGAGGCGCCCGGCGAACAGGATCTGACCGCGCATGTCGATTTCGGCACGCTCGCCGCCGCCGCTTTGGTCGAGCGCGCGCACGTCGCTGGTCCGGTCGGCCAGGGCGCGTTTCTCACTGCGCTCGGCATCGACGCGCGCGCCACGGCGCTCGCCAAGGCCGCGCCCGACCGCGCCGATCAGATCGCCGTGGACAAAGCGCGCCTGACGCAGGACATGGGCAATCTCTTTCAGGTCCTCGCCGTCACTGCGCCCGGCTGGCCCAACCCCGCAGGATTTGCATGA
- a CDS encoding GNAT family N-acetyltransferase, whose translation MITYRDARTIDGAPLAAMARRSFTETFGTLYRQSDLAAFLDEAFGANGLPSQLSDPDFAIRLALSANEKGGHEIIGFVKMGPVTFPGEWRPDAIELYQFYVLGAWHGQGVAQELMAWSLEHARSHGAKEIILSVYVDNHRAHRFYEKYGFEDIGRIAFRVGETVDDDNLMRLAL comes from the coding sequence ATGATCACCTATCGCGATGCCCGCACCATCGACGGCGCCCCGCTCGCCGCGATGGCGCGGCGCTCCTTTACCGAGACGTTCGGCACGCTCTATCGCCAGTCCGACCTCGCCGCCTTCCTCGACGAAGCGTTCGGCGCGAACGGCTTGCCGTCGCAATTGTCCGACCCCGATTTTGCAATCCGGCTCGCGCTGTCGGCCAATGAAAAAGGTGGCCACGAGATCATCGGCTTCGTCAAAATGGGCCCGGTCACCTTCCCGGGCGAATGGCGTCCCGATGCGATCGAACTCTACCAATTCTACGTGCTCGGCGCATGGCATGGCCAGGGCGTCGCGCAGGAATTGATGGCTTGGTCGCTGGAACATGCCCGCAGCCACGGCGCGAAGGAGATTATCCTCAGCGTCTATGTCGACAATCACCGCGCGCACCGCTTTTACGAGAAATACGGGTTCGAGGATATCGGGCGTATCGCGTTTCGCGTCGGTGAGACGGTCGACGACGACAATCTGATGCGGCTGGCGCTGTGA
- a CDS encoding cystathionine gamma-synthase family protein, which yields MAKTETHETEADLTGVAARTKPKPSIEKIGERKLKPSTLMMGHGYDPALSEGSLKPPIFATSTYVFPNAAAGKRHFEGVTGKRPGGSEGLVYSRFNGPNQEILEDRLGVWEQAEDALVFSSGMSAIATLFLSMVKPGDTIVHSGPLYAATETLIARILGKFGVNYLDFPAGATREDIDAVLTKASTAGNVALIYLESPANPTNALVDIQAVAASRDAIFTGEKPPIAIDNTFLGPLWLKPLQHGADIVVYSLTKYAGGHSDLVAGGVLGSKEHINTIRMMRNTIGTICDPNTAWMLMRSLETLELRMSRAGENAVKVCAYLRQHPKVERVGYLGFLADTPGMERQADIYARHCTGAGSTFSLLVNGGEKEAFAFLDALKIAKLAVSLGGTETLASHPAAMTHLSVPDARKQALGITDNLVRISIGVEDADDLIADFEQALAAI from the coding sequence ATGGCGAAGACCGAAACGCATGAAACCGAAGCCGATCTGACCGGCGTCGCCGCGCGCACCAAGCCCAAGCCTTCGATCGAGAAGATCGGCGAGCGCAAGCTAAAGCCCTCCACGCTGATGATGGGCCATGGCTATGATCCGGCACTTTCGGAAGGATCGCTGAAGCCGCCGATCTTCGCCACCTCGACCTACGTCTTCCCCAACGCGGCGGCAGGCAAGCGTCACTTCGAAGGCGTGACGGGCAAGCGCCCCGGCGGCTCCGAAGGCCTCGTCTATTCGCGCTTCAACGGCCCGAACCAGGAAATCCTCGAAGATCGCCTCGGCGTCTGGGAACAGGCAGAGGACGCGTTGGTCTTCTCGTCCGGCATGTCGGCGATCGCGACGTTGTTCCTGTCGATGGTTAAACCCGGCGACACGATCGTCCATTCCGGCCCGCTGTATGCGGCAACCGAGACGCTGATCGCGCGGATCCTCGGCAAGTTCGGCGTCAACTATCTAGATTTTCCGGCAGGCGCGACGCGTGAAGACATCGACGCGGTGCTCACTAAAGCGTCCACCGCCGGCAACGTGGCGTTGATCTACCTCGAAAGCCCCGCCAACCCGACCAATGCGCTGGTCGATATCCAGGCCGTCGCCGCCAGCCGCGATGCGATCTTCACGGGCGAAAAGCCGCCGATCGCGATCGACAATACCTTCCTCGGGCCGTTGTGGCTGAAGCCGCTGCAGCACGGCGCCGATATCGTCGTCTATTCGCTCACCAAATATGCCGGCGGGCATAGCGATCTCGTCGCGGGCGGCGTGCTCGGCTCGAAGGAGCACATCAACACGATCCGCATGATGCGCAACACGATCGGCACGATCTGCGATCCCAACACCGCCTGGATGCTGATGCGCAGCCTCGAAACGCTCGAACTCCGCATGAGCCGCGCGGGCGAGAATGCGGTCAAGGTCTGCGCATACCTGCGCCAGCATCCCAAGGTCGAGCGCGTCGGCTATCTCGGCTTCCTTGCCGATACGCCGGGGATGGAGCGCCAGGCCGACATTTACGCACGGCATTGCACGGGCGCGGGCTCCACTTTCTCGCTGCTCGTCAACGGGGGGGAAAAGGAAGCCTTCGCCTTTCTCGATGCGCTGAAGATCGCCAAGCTCGCGGTATCGCTCGGCGGGACCGAGACGCTCGCCTCGCACCCGGCGGCGATGACGCATCTCTCGGTGCCCGACGCGCGCAAGCAGGCGCTCGGCATCACCGACAATCTCGTGCGGATCTCGATCGGGGTGGAGGATGCCGACGATCTGATCGCGGATTTCGAACAGGCGCTCGCGGCGATCTGA
- a CDS encoding DUF6311 domain-containing protein, with translation MKRLPVLFLLLATAVLLYAAWMPLATLDPRNVGWLLDGHDHGQSAIGLAAYLAGGGWPPFHIALLSAPEGTSLLLTDSIPLLGLLLGPFAGVLPPGLQFVGPWMFACLVLQLLFAWALVRPHAPDVPTAWFGTVLLAAMPMLFNRYPHASLCAQWLILWALWIYVAPRRADRPWWWLAVLGVAALVHSYLLLMVASIWGASLLRRLIERRQVRPLIEAVGIIGVVTLLLAAQGVFGGGFGSTHTYGAFPMALDAWWNPANPTYSALLPSSPQDHGRGFEGLNYLGAGLLLTVLVAAATRRVALRQLLWLLPGFAVLALVAIGPQPLFLGQAITTVDLPLWVTDALDPVRASGRLAWPLTYTLVYAAVVSVMALRRATLLLAAAVALQAIDLAPMLTAIRATAARANSSTVFTRTPDPRWDSLIARARQVDFTPADAFINLEVMEEITWRAVRARRPVGFTYTSRTSRATKLRTAADRQAFERGVVKPGHLVIVQDGAVPATLALRAMRIDGVTVIAP, from the coding sequence ATGAAACGCCTCCCGGTCCTGTTCCTGCTGCTGGCGACGGCTGTCCTGCTCTATGCCGCGTGGATGCCGCTAGCGACGCTCGATCCGCGCAATGTCGGCTGGTTGCTCGACGGGCATGACCATGGGCAAAGCGCGATCGGGCTTGCGGCCTATCTCGCCGGGGGTGGCTGGCCGCCGTTCCACATCGCCTTGCTGTCGGCGCCCGAGGGGACGAGCTTGCTGCTGACCGACAGCATTCCGTTGCTTGGCCTGTTGCTCGGGCCGTTCGCCGGGGTGTTGCCGCCCGGCCTGCAGTTCGTCGGGCCGTGGATGTTCGCGTGTCTGGTGTTGCAACTGCTGTTCGCTTGGGCGTTGGTCCGTCCGCACGCGCCCGATGTGCCGACGGCGTGGTTCGGTACCGTCCTGCTCGCGGCGATGCCGATGCTGTTCAACCGCTATCCCCATGCCAGCCTGTGCGCGCAGTGGCTGATCCTGTGGGCGCTGTGGATCTATGTCGCGCCGCGTCGTGCCGACCGGCCGTGGTGGTGGCTGGCGGTGCTTGGCGTGGCGGCGCTGGTGCACAGCTATCTGTTGCTGATGGTCGCAAGCATCTGGGGCGCATCGCTGCTGCGGCGGCTGATCGAGCGTCGGCAGGTGCGCCCGCTGATTGAGGCAGTGGGGATCATCGGCGTCGTCACGCTGCTCCTCGCGGCGCAGGGGGTGTTTGGCGGCGGGTTCGGTTCGACGCATACTTACGGCGCGTTTCCGATGGCGCTCGATGCGTGGTGGAACCCGGCCAACCCAACCTATTCGGCGCTGCTGCCGTCCTCCCCGCAGGATCACGGCCGCGGGTTCGAAGGGCTGAATTACCTGGGGGCCGGGCTGTTGCTGACGGTGCTGGTCGCGGCGGCGACGCGGCGCGTGGCGCTGCGGCAGCTGCTGTGGTTGCTGCCCGGCTTCGCGGTGCTCGCGCTCGTTGCGATCGGGCCGCAGCCGCTGTTCTTGGGGCAGGCAATTACGACGGTGGATCTGCCCTTATGGGTCACCGATGCGCTTGACCCGGTGCGCGCTTCGGGCAGGCTCGCCTGGCCGCTGACCTATACGCTCGTCTATGCCGCTGTCGTCAGCGTCATGGCGCTCCGCCGCGCGACGCTCTTGCTGGCCGCGGCGGTCGCGCTGCAAGCGATAGATCTGGCCCCGATGCTCACCGCGATCCGTGCTACGGCTGCGCGGGCGAACAGCAGCACTGTTTTCACGCGCACCCCCGACCCGCGCTGGGACAGCTTGATCGCGCGCGCGCGCCAAGTCGATTTCACACCGGCGGATGCGTTCATTAACTTGGAAGTGATGGAGGAGATCACGTGGCGCGCGGTCCGTGCGCGGCGCCCGGTCGGCTTCACCTACACCTCGCGCACCTCGCGCGCGACGAAGTTGCGCACCGCGGCGGATCGTCAGGCCTTCGAACGCGGCGTGGTGAAGCCGGGGCATCTCGTGATCGTCCAAGATGGCGCGGTGCCCGCGACGCTCGCCCTCCGCGCGATGCGGATCGACGGCGTCACGGTTATCGCGCCCTGA
- the pgeF gene encoding peptidoglycan editing factor PgeF, which produces MSVESVRAATLDGVAHGFLGRTGGVSTGLHAGLNVGIGSDDDAAAVAENRRLASEAVLPGAALVTLYQIHSADCVTVRSPFEDRLRPRADALVTDRPGLALGILTADCAPVLLADKDAGVIGAAHAGWKGAIGGVTDATILAMEALGAKRERITAAIGPCIARNSYEVDDAFAHRFEAHDPANERFFVEARDGHFQFDLEAYVAHRLASAGIGRVAMLGLDTYADEARFFSFRRATHRGEPGYGRQISIIGL; this is translated from the coding sequence GTGAGCGTCGAGAGCGTCCGCGCGGCCACGCTCGACGGTGTGGCGCATGGCTTTCTCGGGCGCACAGGCGGTGTTTCCACCGGACTCCATGCTGGGCTGAACGTCGGGATCGGTTCCGACGACGACGCCGCCGCCGTTGCCGAAAACCGGCGGCTGGCGAGCGAAGCTGTGCTGCCGGGTGCGGCGCTCGTCACGCTCTATCAAATCCACTCCGCCGATTGCGTGACGGTCCGCAGCCCCTTCGAGGACCGGCTGCGCCCGCGCGCCGATGCGCTGGTGACCGATCGCCCCGGCCTCGCGCTCGGTATCCTCACCGCCGATTGCGCACCAGTGCTGCTCGCCGACAAAGACGCAGGCGTGATCGGCGCGGCGCATGCCGGGTGGAAGGGTGCGATCGGCGGCGTCACCGACGCGACGATCCTCGCGATGGAAGCACTGGGGGCGAAGCGCGAACGGATCACCGCCGCGATCGGCCCGTGTATCGCGCGCAACAGTTATGAGGTCGATGACGCCTTCGCCCACCGCTTCGAAGCGCACGACCCTGCCAATGAACGCTTTTTCGTCGAAGCGCGCGACGGCCACTTCCAGTTCGATCTGGAGGCCTATGTCGCGCACCGCCTTGCCAGCGCCGGAATCGGCCGCGTCGCGATGCTCGGCCTCGACACCTATGCCGACGAAGCGCGCTTCTTCAGCTTCCGCCGCGCGACGCATCGCGGCGAGCCGGGTTACGGCCGGCAGATTTCGATCATCGGGCTCTGA